One Solibacillus sp. R5-41 DNA segment encodes these proteins:
- a CDS encoding DnaD domain-containing protein yields the protein MKNDFNRIRIWTQQRNITVPNLFFQHYKELNIQDDEALIVMHLVSFEQEGIDFPTPNDLMMRTHFQVSKISQILQRLMQKGMLEISQSTDDTGKIAEKYSLFPLWERLLENLEAQQQKVVETANKVDEATIFTLFEQEFGRLLSPIELETISMWIDIDKHSPDIIKAALKEAVLASKVNLRYIDRILMEWKKKNITTLQQVEKHSEQYRKHTTTSNTYQTEQQQPSKKVSFYNWLEERE from the coding sequence ATGAAGAATGATTTTAATCGAATCCGCATTTGGACACAGCAACGAAACATTACGGTGCCCAATCTTTTCTTCCAACATTATAAAGAGTTGAATATTCAAGATGACGAAGCACTGATTGTCATGCATTTAGTGAGCTTTGAGCAGGAGGGAATTGATTTTCCTACGCCTAATGATTTAATGATGCGCACTCATTTTCAAGTTTCAAAAATCTCTCAAATATTGCAACGTTTAATGCAAAAAGGTATGTTAGAAATTTCTCAATCCACCGATGATACAGGAAAAATAGCAGAAAAATATTCATTATTTCCTTTATGGGAAAGGCTATTAGAAAATTTAGAGGCGCAACAACAAAAAGTAGTTGAAACTGCAAACAAAGTGGATGAAGCTACGATTTTTACACTATTTGAACAAGAGTTTGGTCGATTATTATCACCGATTGAACTCGAAACGATTAGTATGTGGATTGATATTGACAAGCATTCACCAGACATCATTAAAGCGGCGTTAAAGGAAGCAGTTTTAGCGAGTAAAGTTAATTTGCGCTATATTGATCGCATTTTAATGGAGTGGAAAAAGAAAAATATTACGACACTTCAGCAAGTTGAAAAGCATAGTGAGCAATACCGAAAACATACGACAACTTCGAACACATACCAAACTGAACAACAACAACCTTCGAAAAAAGTGTCGTTTTACAATTGGTTAGAGGAAAGGGAATAG
- the nth gene encoding endonuclease III: MLTKTQWLHFLDEMDKMYPDAHCELVHDNPFELTIATLLSAQCTDVLVNKVTKNLFKKYKTPQDYLNVSLEELQNDIRSIGLYRNKAKNIQLLSAMLINEYNWEVPATREELVTLPGVGRKTANVVLSVAFNVPAMAVDTHVERVTKRLGLCRWKDNVLEVEETIMKKTPIDRWSRAHHQIIFFGRYHCKAQNPGCGTCPLLTDCREGQKRLKKGLVKV, translated from the coding sequence ATGTTAACAAAAACTCAATGGCTCCATTTTCTAGATGAGATGGACAAAATGTATCCAGATGCACATTGTGAGCTTGTGCATGACAATCCATTCGAGCTGACAATTGCTACTCTTTTATCTGCTCAATGTACGGATGTGCTCGTTAATAAAGTAACGAAAAATCTGTTTAAAAAATATAAAACACCCCAGGATTATTTAAATGTTTCTTTAGAAGAATTGCAAAATGATATTCGCTCAATAGGTTTGTACCGAAATAAGGCAAAAAACATTCAATTATTAAGTGCGATGCTTATCAATGAATATAATTGGGAAGTTCCTGCAACGAGGGAAGAGCTTGTGACATTACCCGGAGTAGGTCGAAAAACAGCGAACGTAGTACTATCTGTGGCGTTTAATGTACCTGCGATGGCTGTTGATACGCATGTAGAACGAGTAACAAAGCGTTTAGGGCTATGCCGTTGGAAAGACAATGTACTCGAAGTAGAAGAAACGATTATGAAGAAAACGCCGATAGATCGTTGGAGTCGTGCACATCATCAAATCATCTTCTTTGGGCGCTATCATTGCAAGGCACAAAATCCTGGCTGTGGTACATGTCCATTACTAACGGATTGTCGAGAAGGACAAAAGCGTTTGAAAAAAGGTTTGGTGAAAGTATGA
- a CDS encoding YpoC family protein, with protein sequence MIAVNKAKISKEAVNEWYESWEQLQQKIHIAHDARDSSVQQLMQRAIEQFEHFIVTSSESSTAFSETAPYEMMPINGMERLSFVKMRPGQYAAYRQLDELYKETKKRCARLRL encoded by the coding sequence ATGATTGCCGTAAATAAAGCAAAGATTTCCAAAGAGGCAGTGAATGAGTGGTATGAAAGCTGGGAGCAATTGCAACAAAAGATTCATATCGCTCATGATGCGCGCGATTCTTCTGTTCAACAATTAATGCAGCGCGCTATCGAACAATTCGAGCATTTTATCGTAACGAGTTCCGAATCGAGTACAGCGTTTTCTGAAACAGCACCATATGAAATGATGCCGATTAATGGCATGGAGCGCCTTAGCTTTGTGAAAATGCGCCCTGGCCAATATGCAGCATACCGCCAATTAGATGAACTGTATAAAGAAACGAAAAAACGATGTGCTAGACTACGATTATAA
- a CDS encoding penicillin-binding protein 1A: protein MSEKKRTREDIKRERQSQKKKTQPKSSLGTWVKRIFLSVVLLGVIGLLGGAGLFAYYVSSAPELDEELLKDPISSEFYDVNGELFATIGAEKRNYVKYEDIPVQMRDAIIATEDSRFFEHPGIDIWRLGSAVIANVRDGFGAQGASTITQQVVKNSFFENEKKLKRKAQEAWLAIQLERKYSKEEIFEMYFNKILMSGRIYGFGTAAKEFYGKELDELTLDEAALLAGMPQSPNNYNPYKNPERAEKRRNIVLSLMVQHDKISQADADLAKTANVTAGLLPEEKRIANTTTKYPAFLDVVLSELEKNGDTDLLSEGIKVYTTLDPEAQKIVENTMNDDSNFPNENIQAGVAVVDTKTGALRAVGGGRNYTGLNYNHAYDLTTRSPGSTIKPLADYGPAFEYLKWSTGTTTVDEKITYTGSKQVITNWDSKYGGPMTIREALYTSRNIPAVKTFREVGADRSKQFLANVGIQTDKQLVESDAIGGGHVSISPIQMAASYAAFGNNGTYNDAHAVSKIVFRDGKSSKSYEPKPTIAMSDYTAYMVTDVLRDVVSTKRNASARRAMVSGVDIAGKTGTTNYSSDEFSKYNLKKDSVPDTWFAGYTTNYSIAIWGGHTLRKDAITTWDERWMPQTLFKTIMTDLDSYNPSSSFKQPSSVVSATIEVGSNPLKLASEYTPESHRRTELFVKGTEPKEVSEKFVQEKVDAPTKLKALYNETAQLVDLTWAHPSLTQEDGSPVTFEVTMQADGEAPTVVSVSNSLAIQIPNIQPGKTYKFSVVAISGDTRSDPASVSIDIKQDTSLEEPDVPEIPGIDDEDSNLPTNPEEPNPDEGNGNNGNGNGNGNGNGNGNGNGNGNGNNNNTEEPGTGTNPIPPTPPTSLEPGAEEEPVVDGD from the coding sequence GTGTCAGAAAAAAAGCGAACTCGCGAAGATATTAAACGCGAGCGTCAATCACAAAAGAAAAAAACACAACCGAAATCATCCCTCGGTACATGGGTAAAACGAATCTTCTTAAGCGTCGTTTTACTAGGAGTCATCGGATTATTAGGTGGAGCTGGGCTGTTCGCCTATTATGTAAGTAGCGCGCCAGAATTAGATGAAGAATTATTAAAAGACCCAATTTCATCTGAATTTTATGATGTTAATGGAGAGCTTTTTGCCACAATTGGTGCTGAAAAACGTAACTATGTAAAATATGAAGATATTCCAGTTCAAATGCGAGATGCCATTATCGCGACAGAAGATTCACGATTTTTTGAACATCCCGGAATCGATATTTGGCGACTTGGTAGTGCAGTCATTGCCAATGTCCGAGATGGCTTCGGGGCACAAGGCGCAAGTACGATTACACAACAAGTTGTAAAAAATTCATTTTTTGAGAACGAGAAAAAATTAAAGCGTAAAGCACAAGAAGCTTGGCTTGCGATTCAATTAGAGCGCAAATATTCAAAAGAAGAAATTTTTGAAATGTACTTCAATAAAATACTCATGTCTGGTCGTATTTACGGTTTCGGTACAGCCGCTAAAGAATTTTACGGCAAAGAATTAGATGAATTAACATTGGATGAAGCTGCTTTACTTGCAGGTATGCCGCAAAGTCCAAATAATTATAACCCGTATAAAAATCCAGAACGTGCAGAAAAACGACGTAATATCGTCCTTTCATTAATGGTTCAGCATGATAAAATTTCGCAAGCTGATGCTGATTTAGCGAAAACTGCCAACGTAACAGCTGGCTTATTACCTGAAGAAAAACGTATTGCGAACACAACAACGAAATATCCTGCATTTTTAGACGTCGTTTTATCAGAGTTAGAGAAAAATGGGGATACGGATTTACTTTCAGAAGGTATTAAAGTGTATACAACATTAGATCCAGAGGCACAAAAAATTGTTGAAAATACGATGAACGATGACAGTAACTTCCCAAATGAAAATATTCAAGCGGGTGTCGCAGTCGTTGATACGAAAACAGGGGCATTACGCGCGGTTGGTGGTGGCCGTAATTATACTGGACTAAACTATAACCACGCTTACGACCTAACAACGCGTTCACCTGGTTCGACAATAAAACCATTAGCTGATTATGGTCCTGCTTTTGAATATTTAAAATGGTCTACAGGGACAACAACGGTTGATGAAAAAATTACGTATACAGGATCGAAACAAGTTATTACAAACTGGGATAGTAAATATGGTGGTCCAATGACGATACGTGAAGCACTTTATACTTCTCGTAACATTCCCGCTGTAAAGACATTCCGTGAAGTCGGCGCCGATCGTTCAAAACAGTTTTTAGCGAATGTAGGTATTCAAACGGACAAACAACTTGTGGAATCTGATGCCATTGGTGGTGGTCACGTTTCGATTTCACCAATTCAAATGGCTGCTTCTTATGCGGCTTTCGGAAATAACGGAACATATAATGATGCCCATGCAGTATCAAAAATTGTTTTCCGTGATGGCAAATCATCGAAATCCTATGAACCGAAACCAACGATTGCGATGAGCGACTATACAGCGTATATGGTGACGGACGTTTTACGTGACGTTGTCAGTACTAAACGAAACGCCTCAGCAAGAAGAGCAATGGTTTCAGGAGTAGACATTGCGGGTAAAACAGGGACAACAAACTATTCGTCTGATGAATTTAGTAAATACAATTTAAAGAAAGATTCAGTACCAGACACTTGGTTTGCAGGCTATACAACGAATTATTCGATTGCCATTTGGGGTGGCCATACACTGCGTAAAGATGCCATTACGACATGGGATGAACGCTGGATGCCACAAACTTTATTCAAAACGATTATGACAGATTTAGATAGCTACAACCCATCATCTTCGTTTAAGCAGCCAAGCTCAGTTGTTTCTGCAACGATTGAAGTTGGATCAAATCCGCTAAAACTGGCGAGTGAATATACACCAGAATCTCACCGCAGAACTGAGTTATTTGTAAAAGGAACGGAACCAAAAGAAGTATCTGAAAAGTTCGTACAAGAGAAAGTGGATGCTCCGACAAAACTGAAAGCACTATACAATGAAACTGCACAGTTAGTCGATTTAACGTGGGCACACCCTTCGCTTACACAAGAGGATGGTTCACCTGTAACGTTTGAAGTGACGATGCAAGCAGATGGAGAGGCGCCAACAGTCGTTTCCGTCTCGAATTCACTAGCTATTCAAATACCAAATATTCAACCAGGGAAAACGTATAAATTCTCAGTCGTTGCAATATCCGGTGACACTCGCAGTGATCCTGCATCGGTTTCGATTGACATCAAGCAAGATACATCACTTGAGGAGCCAGATGTACCTGAAATCCCAGGTATTGATGACGAAGATTCAAACCTTCCGACAAACCCAGAGGAGCCAAATCCAGATGAAGGCAATGGTAATAATGGGAACGGGAATGGGAATGGAAACGGAAATGGAAATGGAAATGGGAACGGGAACGGGAACGGGAATAATAACAACACCGAGGAGCCAGGTACTGGGACCAATCCAATACCGCCAACCCCTCCTACTTCGCTAGAGCCAGGAGCAGAAGAAGAACCGGTTGTAGACGGCGATTAA
- the recU gene encoding Holliday junction resolvase RecU: MVIRYPNGKLYSASPEKASESSPIVLKKKREISYSNRGKSLEDDLNETNLFYLQQKLANIHKKPVPIQIVKVDYPARSAAVIREAYFRTPSTTDYNGVWNGYYIDFEAKETENKTSFPLQNIHAHQIEHMKSVECQNGIAFFIIRFSKLGRNFVLPFQVIEQFWTMMQNGSRKSIPLAIFEQQAIEIKEGYMPRIDYLQAVKKFIADKNVCESEEK; the protein is encoded by the coding sequence ATGGTCATACGTTATCCTAATGGAAAACTATATAGTGCCTCACCTGAAAAAGCTTCGGAATCAAGCCCAATTGTTCTGAAGAAAAAACGCGAAATTTCGTATAGTAACCGCGGGAAAAGTCTTGAAGATGATTTAAATGAAACGAATTTGTTTTATTTACAGCAAAAATTGGCAAATATTCATAAGAAACCTGTTCCCATACAAATCGTCAAAGTAGATTATCCGGCAAGAAGTGCAGCGGTTATTCGTGAAGCGTATTTCCGTACCCCTTCGACAACGGATTATAATGGCGTATGGAATGGTTATTATATCGACTTTGAAGCGAAGGAAACTGAAAATAAAACTTCCTTTCCTCTTCAAAATATTCATGCACATCAAATCGAGCATATGAAATCCGTGGAATGCCAAAATGGAATTGCATTTTTCATCATTCGTTTTTCAAAACTTGGGCGCAATTTTGTGCTGCCCTTTCAAGTGATCGAGCAGTTTTGGACAATGATGCAAAATGGGAGTAGAAAGTCGATTCCTTTAGCCATTTTTGAGCAGCAAGCAATCGAAATTAAGGAAGGTTACATGCCGCGCATTGATTATTTACAAGCTGTAAAAAAGTTCATCGCAGACAAAAATGTTTGTGAAAGTGAGGAGAAATAA
- a CDS encoding molecular chaperone, with protein MSRIASIIQSIDFAKQLLTIQVQLEEARVTNEFYSQLIAGYQKVSLAEKQMQVKNTCSHMSSTME; from the coding sequence ATGTCAAGAATTGCATCCATTATTCAAAGTATTGATTTCGCAAAGCAACTGTTAACAATCCAAGTACAATTAGAAGAGGCGCGCGTTACGAACGAATTCTATTCCCAATTGATCGCAGGTTACCAAAAAGTAAGCTTAGCAGAAAAGCAAATGCAAGTAAAGAATACTTGTTCGCATATGAGTAGTACAATGGAGTAG
- a CDS encoding YppE family protein encodes MQLRTITQQLQKECQDALDRFYEMRRLNKEPDFYNEVKPHADAIHAAIKNWQQLSHSWIKQQQPKNLYTQQIDHAADAMEQFVVQSFYKGTSKKRFIQSIQSVQYTLSILVKKLEEGDADVE; translated from the coding sequence ATGCAATTACGAACAATTACACAACAATTACAAAAAGAATGTCAGGACGCGCTCGACCGATTCTATGAGATGCGTCGCTTAAATAAGGAACCTGATTTTTATAACGAAGTAAAGCCACACGCGGATGCGATACATGCAGCAATTAAAAATTGGCAGCAACTTTCGCATTCGTGGATTAAGCAACAACAACCAAAAAATTTATATACACAACAAATTGACCATGCAGCAGATGCAATGGAGCAATTTGTTGTGCAGTCTTTTTATAAAGGAACGAGTAAAAAGCGTTTTATTCAATCGATTCAGTCTGTGCAATATACGTTGTCGATTTTGGTCAAAAAATTAGAAGAGGGTGATGCGGATGTTGAGTAA